A genomic window from Megalobrama amblycephala isolate DHTTF-2021 linkage group LG2, ASM1881202v1, whole genome shotgun sequence includes:
- the LOC125254669 gene encoding uncharacterized protein LOC125254669 isoform X2 — protein sequence MWKSDNLGAHSMAGFLEGFTAERFCRFCMGTRTEVQHTESFGCSEALKVPSVIIKLHMMSSQEKTLLRVILTEGDIRKVSLAKKPDSVDNLVVALKESLGLNYNFSLQYEDQDFGNALCNLTDISELQDRATLKIIPIIELEALNQEEVLDDSASTADTEILSTSSQERKTQWPKEFEIPSFTVDVEYRLRQGNLTYLKDCTYLKLTKELKHDILEKLAETMFSFKAYPTNDDYAQVAAALVNKHPCLLESGSSTGWGGWKNSLKFKMGNFRSKMRNLGYPDVTINGGRRGMNNPEGIPSRKRIKKPKKCEINFLPNFPEGHNNDSLELVRKEIQYEMKMRTPSPSLLAQQMDLTFALRRKEIVESAPAISDVLERWPALFRESQVCMEFNRITGKNLKQEFYENLDRHSSRFMDLFKTKRGTPGQHLLNFLQQIKSDQPTEVRTLVLRGLPIMLGDEDSSFFKSSLVSDHRNTILDVPVGILFEDTDLQPPNSLHLTSSIGIILEGQVVMDKMQDLPQAICILFGLIYALDLNYPKSLANTFDFIQRVLMSMGQNALKPRVQSLANQLFA from the exons ATGTGGAAAT CTGATAACCTTGGTGCTCATTCTATGGCAGGATTCCTTGAGGGTTTTACTGCGGAGAGATTCTGCCGTTTTTGCATGGGAACAAGAACTGAGGTTCAGCACACAGAG tcTTTTGGTTGCAGTGAAGCCCTTAAAGTCCCAAGTGTTATCATCAAGCTTCATATG ATGTCTTCTCAAGAGAAAACTCTCCTAAGAGTTATACTGACAGAAGGGGACATAAGGAAGGTCTCCCTAGCCAAGAAGCCGGATTCAGTTGACAACTTGGTTGTTGCTTTAAAAGAGAGTTTGGGGCTTAATTACAACTTTTCGCTTCAGTATGAAGATCAGGACTTTGGGAATGCACTTTGCAACCTAACGGACATATCAGAGCTTCAAGATAGAGCTACACTGAAAATCATTCCTATAATTGAACTAGAAGCACTGAATCAAGAGGAAGTACTGGATGACTCTGCAAGCACAGCCGACACAGAGATACTTTCTACCTCATCACAGGAAAGGAAAACACAGTGGCCAAAAGAATTTGAGATCCCTTCCTTCACAGTTGATGTTGAATACCGCCTGCGACAGGGCAACCTGACCTACCTCAAGGACTGCACGTACCTCAAACTGACCAAAGAACTAAAGCATGACATCCTGGAAAAGCTGGCTGAAACCATGTTCAGTTTCAAAGCCTATCCAACAAATGATGACTATGCACAGGTTGCTGCTGCTCTGGTAAATAAGCATCCATGTCTTCTGGAAAGTGGTTCATCTACTGGCTGGGGGGGGTGGAAGAATAGTCTAAAATTCAAAATGGGGAATTTTAGATCCAAGATGAGAAACTTGGGATACCCTGATGTAACCATTAATGGAGGAAGGAGAGGCATGAACAACCCTGAAGGAATCCCGTCAAGAAAACGCATAAAGAAGCCAAAGAAATGTGAAATCAACTTTCTGCCAAACTTTCCAGAAGGACATAATAATGACAGCCTTGAATTGGTTCGTAAAGAAATTCAATATGAAATGAAGATGAGAACACCCAGTCCATCCCTTCTGGCACAACAGATGGACTTGACTTTTGCGCTTAGACGTAAAGAGATTGTTGAGTCCGCACCTGCAATCAGTGATGTGCTTGAACGCTGGCCTGCCCTCTTTCGTGAGTCTCAG GTTTGCATGGAGTTCAATAGAATTACGGGCAAAAATCTAAAGCAGGAATTCTACGAAAACCTGGACAGACACAGTTCACGGTTCATGGACCTTTTCAAAACCAAAAGGGGGACTCCTGGTCAGCACTTGTTGAACTTTTTACAGCAAATAAAA TCAGACCAGCCAACTGAGGTCCGAACCCTTGTTCTTCGAGGACTGCCTATCATGCTCGGAGATGAAGACTCTTCTTTCTTCAAGTCATCTTTA GTGTCTGATCATCGTAACACTATCCTTGATGTGCCAGTGGGGATCTTATTCGAGGACACGGATCTTCAGCCCCCAAACTCCTTGCATTTGACTTCTTCGATTGGAATAATTCTTGAAGGCCAAGTGGTGATGGACAAAATGCAGGACCTCCCACAGGCAATCTGTATTCTCTTCGGTCTGATTTACGCACTAGACCTGAATTACCCAAAATCACTCGCCAACACGTTTGATTTCATCCAGCGTGTACTAATGTCAATGGGACAAAATGCTCTCAAGCCTAGAGTGCAGTCTCTGGCAAACCAACTATTTGCTTAA
- the LOC125254669 gene encoding uncharacterized protein LOC125254669 isoform X4 gives MGTRTEVQHTESFGCSEALKVPSVIIKLHMMSSQEKTLLRVILTEGDIRKVSLAKKPDSVDNLVVALKESLGLNYNFSLQYEDQDFGNALCNLTDISELQDRATLKIIPIIELEALNQEEVLDDSASTADTEILSTSSQERKTQWPKEFEIPSFTVDVEYRLRQGNLTYLKDCTYLKLTKELKHDILEKLAETMFSFKAYPTNDDYAQVAAALVNKHPCLLESGSSTGWGGWKNSLKFKMGNFRSKMRNLGYPDVTINGGRRGMNNPEGIPSRKRIKKPKKCEINFLPNFPEGHNNDSLELVRKEIQYEMKMRTPSPSLLAQQMDLTFALRRKEIVESAPAISDVLERWPALFRESQVCMEFNRITGKNLKQEFYENLDRHSSRFMDLFKTKRGTPGQHLLNFLQQIKSDQPTEVRTLVLRGLPIMLGDEDSSFFKSSLVSDHRNTILDVPVGILFEDTDLQPPNSLHLTSSIGIILEGQVVMDKMQDLPQAICILFGLIYALDLNYPKSLANTFDFIQRVLMSMGQNALKPRVQSLANQLFA, from the exons ATGGGAACAAGAACTGAGGTTCAGCACACAGAG tcTTTTGGTTGCAGTGAAGCCCTTAAAGTCCCAAGTGTTATCATCAAGCTTCATATG ATGTCTTCTCAAGAGAAAACTCTCCTAAGAGTTATACTGACAGAAGGGGACATAAGGAAGGTCTCCCTAGCCAAGAAGCCGGATTCAGTTGACAACTTGGTTGTTGCTTTAAAAGAGAGTTTGGGGCTTAATTACAACTTTTCGCTTCAGTATGAAGATCAGGACTTTGGGAATGCACTTTGCAACCTAACGGACATATCAGAGCTTCAAGATAGAGCTACACTGAAAATCATTCCTATAATTGAACTAGAAGCACTGAATCAAGAGGAAGTACTGGATGACTCTGCAAGCACAGCCGACACAGAGATACTTTCTACCTCATCACAGGAAAGGAAAACACAGTGGCCAAAAGAATTTGAGATCCCTTCCTTCACAGTTGATGTTGAATACCGCCTGCGACAGGGCAACCTGACCTACCTCAAGGACTGCACGTACCTCAAACTGACCAAAGAACTAAAGCATGACATCCTGGAAAAGCTGGCTGAAACCATGTTCAGTTTCAAAGCCTATCCAACAAATGATGACTATGCACAGGTTGCTGCTGCTCTGGTAAATAAGCATCCATGTCTTCTGGAAAGTGGTTCATCTACTGGCTGGGGGGGGTGGAAGAATAGTCTAAAATTCAAAATGGGGAATTTTAGATCCAAGATGAGAAACTTGGGATACCCTGATGTAACCATTAATGGAGGAAGGAGAGGCATGAACAACCCTGAAGGAATCCCGTCAAGAAAACGCATAAAGAAGCCAAAGAAATGTGAAATCAACTTTCTGCCAAACTTTCCAGAAGGACATAATAATGACAGCCTTGAATTGGTTCGTAAAGAAATTCAATATGAAATGAAGATGAGAACACCCAGTCCATCCCTTCTGGCACAACAGATGGACTTGACTTTTGCGCTTAGACGTAAAGAGATTGTTGAGTCCGCACCTGCAATCAGTGATGTGCTTGAACGCTGGCCTGCCCTCTTTCGTGAGTCTCAG GTTTGCATGGAGTTCAATAGAATTACGGGCAAAAATCTAAAGCAGGAATTCTACGAAAACCTGGACAGACACAGTTCACGGTTCATGGACCTTTTCAAAACCAAAAGGGGGACTCCTGGTCAGCACTTGTTGAACTTTTTACAGCAAATAAAA TCAGACCAGCCAACTGAGGTCCGAACCCTTGTTCTTCGAGGACTGCCTATCATGCTCGGAGATGAAGACTCTTCTTTCTTCAAGTCATCTTTA GTGTCTGATCATCGTAACACTATCCTTGATGTGCCAGTGGGGATCTTATTCGAGGACACGGATCTTCAGCCCCCAAACTCCTTGCATTTGACTTCTTCGATTGGAATAATTCTTGAAGGCCAAGTGGTGATGGACAAAATGCAGGACCTCCCACAGGCAATCTGTATTCTCTTCGGTCTGATTTACGCACTAGACCTGAATTACCCAAAATCACTCGCCAACACGTTTGATTTCATCCAGCGTGTACTAATGTCAATGGGACAAAATGCTCTCAAGCCTAGAGTGCAGTCTCTGGCAAACCAACTATTTGCTTAA
- the LOC125254669 gene encoding uncharacterized protein LOC125254669 isoform X5, protein MMSSQEKTLLRVILTEGDIRKVSLAKKPDSVDNLVVALKESLGLNYNFSLQYEDQDFGNALCNLTDISELQDRATLKIIPIIELEALNQEEVLDDSASTADTEILSTSSQERKTQWPKEFEIPSFTVDVEYRLRQGNLTYLKDCTYLKLTKELKHDILEKLAETMFSFKAYPTNDDYAQVAAALVNKHPCLLESGSSTGWGGWKNSLKFKMGNFRSKMRNLGYPDVTINGGRRGMNNPEGIPSRKRIKKPKKCEINFLPNFPEGHNNDSLELVRKEIQYEMKMRTPSPSLLAQQMDLTFALRRKEIVESAPAISDVLERWPALFRESQVCMEFNRITGKNLKQEFYENLDRHSSRFMDLFKTKRGTPGQHLLNFLQQIKSDQPTEVRTLVLRGLPIMLGDEDSSFFKSSLVSDHRNTILDVPVGILFEDTDLQPPNSLHLTSSIGIILEGQVVMDKMQDLPQAICILFGLIYALDLNYPKSLANTFDFIQRVLMSMGQNALKPRVQSLANQLFA, encoded by the exons ATG ATGTCTTCTCAAGAGAAAACTCTCCTAAGAGTTATACTGACAGAAGGGGACATAAGGAAGGTCTCCCTAGCCAAGAAGCCGGATTCAGTTGACAACTTGGTTGTTGCTTTAAAAGAGAGTTTGGGGCTTAATTACAACTTTTCGCTTCAGTATGAAGATCAGGACTTTGGGAATGCACTTTGCAACCTAACGGACATATCAGAGCTTCAAGATAGAGCTACACTGAAAATCATTCCTATAATTGAACTAGAAGCACTGAATCAAGAGGAAGTACTGGATGACTCTGCAAGCACAGCCGACACAGAGATACTTTCTACCTCATCACAGGAAAGGAAAACACAGTGGCCAAAAGAATTTGAGATCCCTTCCTTCACAGTTGATGTTGAATACCGCCTGCGACAGGGCAACCTGACCTACCTCAAGGACTGCACGTACCTCAAACTGACCAAAGAACTAAAGCATGACATCCTGGAAAAGCTGGCTGAAACCATGTTCAGTTTCAAAGCCTATCCAACAAATGATGACTATGCACAGGTTGCTGCTGCTCTGGTAAATAAGCATCCATGTCTTCTGGAAAGTGGTTCATCTACTGGCTGGGGGGGGTGGAAGAATAGTCTAAAATTCAAAATGGGGAATTTTAGATCCAAGATGAGAAACTTGGGATACCCTGATGTAACCATTAATGGAGGAAGGAGAGGCATGAACAACCCTGAAGGAATCCCGTCAAGAAAACGCATAAAGAAGCCAAAGAAATGTGAAATCAACTTTCTGCCAAACTTTCCAGAAGGACATAATAATGACAGCCTTGAATTGGTTCGTAAAGAAATTCAATATGAAATGAAGATGAGAACACCCAGTCCATCCCTTCTGGCACAACAGATGGACTTGACTTTTGCGCTTAGACGTAAAGAGATTGTTGAGTCCGCACCTGCAATCAGTGATGTGCTTGAACGCTGGCCTGCCCTCTTTCGTGAGTCTCAG GTTTGCATGGAGTTCAATAGAATTACGGGCAAAAATCTAAAGCAGGAATTCTACGAAAACCTGGACAGACACAGTTCACGGTTCATGGACCTTTTCAAAACCAAAAGGGGGACTCCTGGTCAGCACTTGTTGAACTTTTTACAGCAAATAAAA TCAGACCAGCCAACTGAGGTCCGAACCCTTGTTCTTCGAGGACTGCCTATCATGCTCGGAGATGAAGACTCTTCTTTCTTCAAGTCATCTTTA GTGTCTGATCATCGTAACACTATCCTTGATGTGCCAGTGGGGATCTTATTCGAGGACACGGATCTTCAGCCCCCAAACTCCTTGCATTTGACTTCTTCGATTGGAATAATTCTTGAAGGCCAAGTGGTGATGGACAAAATGCAGGACCTCCCACAGGCAATCTGTATTCTCTTCGGTCTGATTTACGCACTAGACCTGAATTACCCAAAATCACTCGCCAACACGTTTGATTTCATCCAGCGTGTACTAATGTCAATGGGACAAAATGCTCTCAAGCCTAGAGTGCAGTCTCTGGCAAACCAACTATTTGCTTAA
- the LOC125254669 gene encoding uncharacterized protein LOC125254669 isoform X1 → MIDRETKPVVYVPILPMLQKMLNKPDILDKALSVPESEHIMYSSYNDGHYFKDNSLLNSEEFRIALGFYVDDFEVANPLGTSRGKHKICAVYWVLANIPVKHRSTLRSIQLGLLCNAGTVKEYGYEKVMQPLVKDLVNLEQTGLFIDQLGATVKGTVLYVSADNLGAHSMAGFLEGFTAERFCRFCMGTRTEVQHTESFGCSEALKVPSVIIKLHMMSSQEKTLLRVILTEGDIRKVSLAKKPDSVDNLVVALKESLGLNYNFSLQYEDQDFGNALCNLTDISELQDRATLKIIPIIELEALNQEEVLDDSASTADTEILSTSSQERKTQWPKEFEIPSFTVDVEYRLRQGNLTYLKDCTYLKLTKELKHDILEKLAETMFSFKAYPTNDDYAQVAAALVNKHPCLLESGSSTGWGGWKNSLKFKMGNFRSKMRNLGYPDVTINGGRRGMNNPEGIPSRKRIKKPKKCEINFLPNFPEGHNNDSLELVRKEIQYEMKMRTPSPSLLAQQMDLTFALRRKEIVESAPAISDVLERWPALFRESQVCMEFNRITGKNLKQEFYENLDRHSSRFMDLFKTKRGTPGQHLLNFLQQIKSDQPTEVRTLVLRGLPIMLGDEDSSFFKSSLVSDHRNTILDVPVGILFEDTDLQPPNSLHLTSSIGIILEGQVVMDKMQDLPQAICILFGLIYALDLNYPKSLANTFDFIQRVLMSMGQNALKPRVQSLANQLFA, encoded by the exons ATGATTGATAGGGAAACAAAACCTGTTGTATATGTACCAATCCTACCTATGCTACAGAAAATGTTAAACAAGCCAGACATTTTGGACAAAGCACTTTCAGTGCCAGAATCTGAACACATTATGTACAGTTCTTACAATGATGGTCACTACTTCAAAGACAATAGCCTTCTCAACAGTGAAGAATTTCGAATAGCTCTAGGATTCTATGTTGATGACTTCGAGGTAGCCAATCCGTTAGGGACATCCAGAGGTAAACacaaaatttgtgcagtttaCTGGGTGTTGGCAAACATACCTGTAAAACATAGGTCAACGTTACGATCCATCCAACTTGGTCTTCTCTGTAATGCTGGTACAGTAAAGGAGTATGGCTATGAAAAAGTCATGCAACCACTTGTTAAGGACCTTGTTAATTTGGAGCAGACTGGTTTGTTCATTGATCAGTTGGGAGCAACTGTGAAAGGGACTGTCCTATATGTTTCAGCTGATAACCTTGGTGCTCATTCTATGGCAGGATTCCTTGAGGGTTTTACTGCGGAGAGATTCTGCCGTTTTTGCATGGGAACAAGAACTGAGGTTCAGCACACAGAG tcTTTTGGTTGCAGTGAAGCCCTTAAAGTCCCAAGTGTTATCATCAAGCTTCATATG ATGTCTTCTCAAGAGAAAACTCTCCTAAGAGTTATACTGACAGAAGGGGACATAAGGAAGGTCTCCCTAGCCAAGAAGCCGGATTCAGTTGACAACTTGGTTGTTGCTTTAAAAGAGAGTTTGGGGCTTAATTACAACTTTTCGCTTCAGTATGAAGATCAGGACTTTGGGAATGCACTTTGCAACCTAACGGACATATCAGAGCTTCAAGATAGAGCTACACTGAAAATCATTCCTATAATTGAACTAGAAGCACTGAATCAAGAGGAAGTACTGGATGACTCTGCAAGCACAGCCGACACAGAGATACTTTCTACCTCATCACAGGAAAGGAAAACACAGTGGCCAAAAGAATTTGAGATCCCTTCCTTCACAGTTGATGTTGAATACCGCCTGCGACAGGGCAACCTGACCTACCTCAAGGACTGCACGTACCTCAAACTGACCAAAGAACTAAAGCATGACATCCTGGAAAAGCTGGCTGAAACCATGTTCAGTTTCAAAGCCTATCCAACAAATGATGACTATGCACAGGTTGCTGCTGCTCTGGTAAATAAGCATCCATGTCTTCTGGAAAGTGGTTCATCTACTGGCTGGGGGGGGTGGAAGAATAGTCTAAAATTCAAAATGGGGAATTTTAGATCCAAGATGAGAAACTTGGGATACCCTGATGTAACCATTAATGGAGGAAGGAGAGGCATGAACAACCCTGAAGGAATCCCGTCAAGAAAACGCATAAAGAAGCCAAAGAAATGTGAAATCAACTTTCTGCCAAACTTTCCAGAAGGACATAATAATGACAGCCTTGAATTGGTTCGTAAAGAAATTCAATATGAAATGAAGATGAGAACACCCAGTCCATCCCTTCTGGCACAACAGATGGACTTGACTTTTGCGCTTAGACGTAAAGAGATTGTTGAGTCCGCACCTGCAATCAGTGATGTGCTTGAACGCTGGCCTGCCCTCTTTCGTGAGTCTCAG GTTTGCATGGAGTTCAATAGAATTACGGGCAAAAATCTAAAGCAGGAATTCTACGAAAACCTGGACAGACACAGTTCACGGTTCATGGACCTTTTCAAAACCAAAAGGGGGACTCCTGGTCAGCACTTGTTGAACTTTTTACAGCAAATAAAA TCAGACCAGCCAACTGAGGTCCGAACCCTTGTTCTTCGAGGACTGCCTATCATGCTCGGAGATGAAGACTCTTCTTTCTTCAAGTCATCTTTA GTGTCTGATCATCGTAACACTATCCTTGATGTGCCAGTGGGGATCTTATTCGAGGACACGGATCTTCAGCCCCCAAACTCCTTGCATTTGACTTCTTCGATTGGAATAATTCTTGAAGGCCAAGTGGTGATGGACAAAATGCAGGACCTCCCACAGGCAATCTGTATTCTCTTCGGTCTGATTTACGCACTAGACCTGAATTACCCAAAATCACTCGCCAACACGTTTGATTTCATCCAGCGTGTACTAATGTCAATGGGACAAAATGCTCTCAAGCCTAGAGTGCAGTCTCTGGCAAACCAACTATTTGCTTAA
- the LOC125254669 gene encoding uncharacterized protein LOC125254669 isoform X3, with product MFQLITLVLILWQDSLRVLLRRDSAVFAWEQELRFSTQSEALKVPSVIIKLHMMSSQEKTLLRVILTEGDIRKVSLAKKPDSVDNLVVALKESLGLNYNFSLQYEDQDFGNALCNLTDISELQDRATLKIIPIIELEALNQEEVLDDSASTADTEILSTSSQERKTQWPKEFEIPSFTVDVEYRLRQGNLTYLKDCTYLKLTKELKHDILEKLAETMFSFKAYPTNDDYAQVAAALVNKHPCLLESGSSTGWGGWKNSLKFKMGNFRSKMRNLGYPDVTINGGRRGMNNPEGIPSRKRIKKPKKCEINFLPNFPEGHNNDSLELVRKEIQYEMKMRTPSPSLLAQQMDLTFALRRKEIVESAPAISDVLERWPALFRESQVCMEFNRITGKNLKQEFYENLDRHSSRFMDLFKTKRGTPGQHLLNFLQQIKSDQPTEVRTLVLRGLPIMLGDEDSSFFKSSLVSDHRNTILDVPVGILFEDTDLQPPNSLHLTSSIGIILEGQVVMDKMQDLPQAICILFGLIYALDLNYPKSLANTFDFIQRVLMSMGQNALKPRVQSLANQLFA from the exons ATGTTTCAGCTGATAACCTTGGTGCTCATTCTATGGCAGGATTCCTTGAGGGTTTTACTGCGGAGAGATTCTGCCGTTTTTGCATGGGAACAAGAACTGAGGTTCAGCACACAGAG TGAAGCCCTTAAAGTCCCAAGTGTTATCATCAAGCTTCATATG ATGTCTTCTCAAGAGAAAACTCTCCTAAGAGTTATACTGACAGAAGGGGACATAAGGAAGGTCTCCCTAGCCAAGAAGCCGGATTCAGTTGACAACTTGGTTGTTGCTTTAAAAGAGAGTTTGGGGCTTAATTACAACTTTTCGCTTCAGTATGAAGATCAGGACTTTGGGAATGCACTTTGCAACCTAACGGACATATCAGAGCTTCAAGATAGAGCTACACTGAAAATCATTCCTATAATTGAACTAGAAGCACTGAATCAAGAGGAAGTACTGGATGACTCTGCAAGCACAGCCGACACAGAGATACTTTCTACCTCATCACAGGAAAGGAAAACACAGTGGCCAAAAGAATTTGAGATCCCTTCCTTCACAGTTGATGTTGAATACCGCCTGCGACAGGGCAACCTGACCTACCTCAAGGACTGCACGTACCTCAAACTGACCAAAGAACTAAAGCATGACATCCTGGAAAAGCTGGCTGAAACCATGTTCAGTTTCAAAGCCTATCCAACAAATGATGACTATGCACAGGTTGCTGCTGCTCTGGTAAATAAGCATCCATGTCTTCTGGAAAGTGGTTCATCTACTGGCTGGGGGGGGTGGAAGAATAGTCTAAAATTCAAAATGGGGAATTTTAGATCCAAGATGAGAAACTTGGGATACCCTGATGTAACCATTAATGGAGGAAGGAGAGGCATGAACAACCCTGAAGGAATCCCGTCAAGAAAACGCATAAAGAAGCCAAAGAAATGTGAAATCAACTTTCTGCCAAACTTTCCAGAAGGACATAATAATGACAGCCTTGAATTGGTTCGTAAAGAAATTCAATATGAAATGAAGATGAGAACACCCAGTCCATCCCTTCTGGCACAACAGATGGACTTGACTTTTGCGCTTAGACGTAAAGAGATTGTTGAGTCCGCACCTGCAATCAGTGATGTGCTTGAACGCTGGCCTGCCCTCTTTCGTGAGTCTCAG GTTTGCATGGAGTTCAATAGAATTACGGGCAAAAATCTAAAGCAGGAATTCTACGAAAACCTGGACAGACACAGTTCACGGTTCATGGACCTTTTCAAAACCAAAAGGGGGACTCCTGGTCAGCACTTGTTGAACTTTTTACAGCAAATAAAA TCAGACCAGCCAACTGAGGTCCGAACCCTTGTTCTTCGAGGACTGCCTATCATGCTCGGAGATGAAGACTCTTCTTTCTTCAAGTCATCTTTA GTGTCTGATCATCGTAACACTATCCTTGATGTGCCAGTGGGGATCTTATTCGAGGACACGGATCTTCAGCCCCCAAACTCCTTGCATTTGACTTCTTCGATTGGAATAATTCTTGAAGGCCAAGTGGTGATGGACAAAATGCAGGACCTCCCACAGGCAATCTGTATTCTCTTCGGTCTGATTTACGCACTAGACCTGAATTACCCAAAATCACTCGCCAACACGTTTGATTTCATCCAGCGTGTACTAATGTCAATGGGACAAAATGCTCTCAAGCCTAGAGTGCAGTCTCTGGCAAACCAACTATTTGCTTAA